From the Synechococcus sp. Nb3U1 genome, the window GAAAGGCATCGAGGGTATTCAATTCTAGGGCTACCTTTAGGGACAACCCTTGCTGGGCCAGATGGGATCCCACCAGCGAGCGCATCGCATAGCCATCCTTAAACACCGCCTGCGGATACTCTGCCAGCACCTTCCAGGGGATCCGCTCATACTGGCTGAGGGGGTGACAGGCGGTCATCAGCACTTGAATCGGCTCAGAATACAACGGCTCCACCACCATTTCCGCACCACGGGTCATCAGGGGGTTATCCATCACCAGCGCCACATCCACCAGGCCATCTTTCAACACCTTCAAAGCGCGGTCGCTACCTAAGGCTGTCACCCGCAACTGCACCTCTGGGTATTCCCGACAAAACTGTTGCAGCACCGGCGGCAATTGATGGGCGATCAGAGAATGGATCCCGGCGATGCACAATTCCGTTTGTTTGCCCTGCAGTAGTTCCGAAATACTCTCCTGGGCCCGTTGCCACTCCTGACAGATGCGGCGAGCGTGGGGCAAGAGCCGTTCTCCGGCTACCGTCAGAGTCACGGGGCTTTTGCGGTGCAACAGGGGAGTGCCCACCTCTTCTTCCAGGGCTTGAATTTGCCGGCTAATGGCCGATTGGGTCAACCCACTCAGGCGGGCAGTGGCCAAAAAGCTGCCCGTTTCTACCACTTTCAAAAAAGCTTGCAACAGCTCAATGCGCACAGGGGATCCTCTTGGGGCCAAAACCCATTCTGTGGTGGCATCCTAGCTAGGGAACCCATAGGCTTTTGTAAGCACTGTTACAAGACCTAAAAGCCGGACATAAACCGGACATACAGCCTTTTCCGACTTCACACAGGCTCTTGAGCTAGGCAAAAAAACTATGGAGCAAGGGATTGACTTGAATCTGCTGGATCAGATAACGCTGGAAAAGGCTGTAAACGGAGATGAAAGTCGGTGCGCTGGGATCCCACACCCCTAGAAACCGTGATGGGTTCTGCGATGCCTAAGCTTTTTCCAGCAGCGCAAGTAGTGATTCGGCAGGGTGGAGAACTCCTGTCGGCCCGCACCTTTGGATATCTGGATCCGGGGGCCAATACGCAACCTGTGCAGCTAGAAACCCGTTTTGACTTGGCCTCCATCACTAAGCTCTACACCGCCACCGCCTGCGTGAGCTTGATCCAAACCGGACACCTGCACTTGGAGCAGCCTCTCAGCACCCTGTTGCCAGAATGGCAGGGATCCCGCCCGATTTGCCCCTATGAGGATCCCTTGCAACCGGGGCAATGGATTGCGGTGGCAGCCCCGGATGATGGCCCAATTTCAGCAGAACAGGTCACTTTACGGCAGTTGCTCACCCATACCTCCGGCCTGCCCGCCTGGCGACCTCTATTTCGACAACCAGATGCCGCATCAGCCCGGCAGATGGCCATCAACACTTTTTTTTCCTACAGGCCGGGATCCCGTGTGATCTACAGCGATATCGGCTTCATTTTGCTGGGCTTCGGTCTAGAGCGCCTGACGGAGAAAGGGCTAGATCAGATCCTGCAAAACACCGTTCTGGATCCCCTCAATCTACGACACACTCAGTTTTTCCCTCTCTGGGTTCCGTTCCCCAACCAACCGACCTGTGCTCCCACCGAGTTTTGCACCTGGCGACAGCGCCGCATCATCGGGCAAGTTCATGATGAAAATGCCGCTCGCCTGGGAGGGATCGCTGCCCATGCCGGGCTATTTGCCTCCGCTGAAAATGTGGCAATCTTTGGGGAGAGTTTTTTGCAGGGATCCCTGCTCAAACCGGAAACCGTGGCAGAAATGACCCGTGAGCAGGTTGGGGGTCGGGGCTTGGGGTTTGCCTTGCGCTCTGCGGATCCCTTGGCCAGTAGCTCCCCCTTTAGCGCAAGCGCTTTTGGCCATACGGGGTTTACCGGAACTTCTCTGTGGGTCGATCCGCAGCGAGATCTGGTGGTAGTTTTGCTCACCAATGCCGTCTACCACGGTCGGCACGAAAATGGGTTTCAGGCTTTTCGGGTGGCGGCGCATCAGGCCATTCTAGAAGGGCTTTCTTGAGCAGGTTGGGGTGGAAGAGGGTTTTTATCGACAACTGGCTGCAATGCTCTCGGTGGGTCCGCTGGTAGTAGCCACCGTGATCCGTACGCAGGGATCCGTGCCGCGGCAGGTGGGGGCGAAACTCGCGCTGGGAGCCGATGGCCGTCTGTTGGGCACTATTGGGGGCGGTGCCGGAGAAGCCAAAGTGATTGCTGAGGCCCAGACCCTTGTGCAGACAGCCGATGCCGTCGGGATGGAGATCTCTATCGATCTGAGCGGCTCTCCCCTGGGCGTATGTGGGGGGCGAATGCACATTTGGCTGCAACAGTGGCAGGGATCCGTGGCCCAAGCGCTGGTGGCAGGGATTCTCCAAGCTTTGGAAGATGGGACTAACCAGCAATTGATCACCCCTCTGGAGCCACAGGGATGGCCCTATCTCAGCTCGGAGTTCCAGGCGATCTCGAGCCCTCGACTGATCGGCGGATCCCTGGTTGAGCCCCTCACCCCTTCCCCCACCCTGCTGATCGTCGGGGCTGGTCATTGTGGGAGCCCGTTGGCCCAAATAGCTCACTGGGCCGGGTTTCGCATTTGGATTCAAGATGACCGACCTGAATATATCACTCCAGAACGTTTCCCCACCGCCGAACGGCTTTGTCCGCAAGCATTTTCAGAACTGACCCCAGACCTCAGCCGCCGCTCAGAACTTTACATAGCCCTGCTCACTCGCGGCTACACCCTCGACTGCCAAATTTTGCGCACCCTCCACCAAGCTCAGCTGTCCTACCGCTACCTGGGCATGATCGGCAGCCGCAGGCGGGTGAAAACCGTGCTGCAAACCCTGGCCCAAGAAGGGATCCCTGCCAGCGATTTCCCCTGCCTCCATGCCCCGATTGGCCTGGAGATCCACGCCGAAACCCCTGCCGAAATCGCCATCAGCATTACCGCCCAACTGATCCAGGTACGTCGGGCGCAAAACTAAGCTAAAGCCTTTTCCGACTTTACGAGGAGCCTTGTGACCCAGAGCCTGGGTCACCTTAGGTAGAGCTGCATCCTTGTCAAGCCAACGGTGGTGCTCCGCACCTTGCCTAGCAAGACTGACTTGGACTAGCGGTAATCGATAACGCTGGAAAAAGTTGTAAGTTGCCATCAGGTGAAGAGAAAGGTTAGCTTAGGAAAGCGGCGCGGGGTAGAGCAGCCTGGTAGCTCGTCGGGCTCATAACCCGAAGGTCGCTGGTTCAAATCCAGTCCCCGCTATCTCCAGTTGATACTTGTCGATGCTTAATGAATCGACCTGAGCAAGAACCCCTGACCGATTTGGCGAGGGGTTTTTTGTTGTCCCACGGGATCCAAAAAATCAGGAGGGATCCGGCTTGACATACTCAGCTCATTCACTCCACAAGTCCCTGGGCGCTAATCTGATCATGGTTACGCCCCTGAACCGAGATGATTGGTACCCTAGCGACGGTGGATTTGGTTGAGCTGACCCGGTTGGATCCCACGCTGAAACTGGATATTCGCTATGCCCGCTGCGATAACTTTCTCGGCTATCCGGTGTATGCGCAGGCACGGGCTTTTTTGCAACGTCCGGCGGCGGAGGCGGTGGTGCGGGTGCATCGTCGCCTGGAACCAGAAGGGCTGGGGTTGCTGATCTTCGATGGCTATCGCCCTTGGTCGGTGACACGGATCTTTTGGCAGGCGGTTGCCCCTTCTCAGCGGGCTTTTGTGGCCGATCCCGCTAGGGGATCCCGCCATAATCGGGGCTGTGCGGTGGATTTGTCTTTGTTCGATCTCGCCACCGGCCAAGCGCTGGAGATGCCGAGCGACTTTGATGAAATGACGGAGCGCTCCCATATCGATTATCCAGGAGGATCAGAGGAGGCCCGCCGCAATCGGGCTCGACTGCAAGAAGCCATGGCCCAGGAGGGATTTACCGTTTATGTGCGGGAGTGGTGGCACTACGACCATCCCCTCTGGACTCGGTACCCGATTCTGGATTTGAGTTTTGAGCAGTTGGCTCTGGAACAAGATTTGCCTCCTGCAGAACCTGTCGAGCCATGCAGGTGAAAGTTAAGGTTACCGCTATTGTGGCCACCAACCCCACCAGTCCAGCGTTTGGGGCAATGGAGCTCTGGATCCCTTCACTGAATCCAGAGGGATCCCCCAACAACGAACCGATCGATATAGACATAGTCGGGATCCCCCTGGCCAAACGGTTTGTTCCAGTGCATGATGGATCCATAAGAACTTGAAACACTTCTTAACATTAGTTCTCAGCATCTCAACATCGGAACCGCTTTCAGGGGAGGAATCAGCATGAGCACAGGGTGGCCACGGATACTCCGCATTGGGGTAGGTCTTTGCGTTGGGTTGTGCCTTTGGCTTGGTGGGGGATCCCCGATTTGGGCGCAGCCTGCTTTGCCCGTGGTGCAGATGGATTTGCCTCAGCCCGCCTTGCCGGTTTTGGATTTGGCGGATCAGTTGACCAGTACTCAAGAAACCCAACTGGCGCAACAACTCACCAAGTTAGAGCAAGACACGGGTTGGAAACTGCGGGTACTCACCCAGTTCGATCAAACGCCAGGCCGCCAGGTGAAAGACTATTGGGGCTTAAATGAGCGCAGTGTGCTGATGGTGGCGGATCCGAGGGGGGGGAACCTACTGGCTTTTAATGTGGGGGATGGGGTGCGAGAGGTTTTGCCGCGTACCTTTTGGATTGAGCTGCAATCTCGCTTTGGCAACCAATTTTACGTGCGGGAGCATGGTAGCCATCGGGCGATTATAGAGACCGTGAACACCTTAGATCGCTGCTTCCACCAGGGGGGTTGCCGGGTGGTACCCGGACTACCGCAAGAGCAGTGGATCCTGACGTTGGTGACCTCCATTTTGGGAGGTTTTGTCTTCGGGTTTGCCGGTAAACCCCGTCATGCGGAAGAACTATTCAACTGGCGCTGGGCCTTATTAATTTCCCCGCTCTGGTTCATTTTGTTCGGTGCATTTGGTATTGGCCCAGTGGTGACGCGCACTACCGACTGGATCCCGTTGTTGCGCAATGTCATGGGGTTTGCGGCGGGAGCTTTGTTGATTTACTTGGCACCCATCTCTCGCCCGGTTCAGGATCCCCAGTAGGTTACAGTAGGTCATTTTTGTGAATTCGCTTGGAATCCCGGAGAACAGCCCCAGGTGGGAGTTGGGTTTTGTCAGGGGAGATCACGGCCTACATCATGGGTATTAAGTGGGTGTGGAGAGCCTAGCCCGTGGGGATCCAGCAATCCAGCTTCAGTTTGGCAAGCTTTACCGGGGATCCACCACCGATCCCATAAACAGCACCGCCTCCGTTTCTGTATCTCGGATGGCAAACCAGAAGGGGCGATCCGCCACCAATTGGAAAGGTTCCTCGCGATCAGTGGCCGTACGAGAGATGATCACCCCGGTAACCGCCGCCGCTTCGGATCCCTCTTCGTTTACTTCAATAACGGCCTTATGGATCACTTGGCTGATCTGGGCCGGTTCAGAAGTCATTGGGCTAAAATCGGCACGGTCGGAAAAGGCAATTCCCATGCCCAATTGCTCTAAAACGGGGATCAAATCGGTCTCATAGGCCAGGTTAAATTTCGGGATCCGTACCGAACCCGCCCGTGACCGCAGGGATCCCATCCACTCACCCCACGTTTCTGGGTTGAGCTCTGCTCGCAGCGCATCTAGATCCACATCCTCCTGCGGCAAGAGGATCAGCATCTCCATTTCCCCTTCCCCGTAAGGCAGACGCACCACTTGTAGCAGATTGGTTTCCAGGTAGCCATAACGACCGGATTGAGCCATCATCGGCACCTCTACCTGGCTGCCATCTGGGAGGGTAAAGGGCTGCAATTGTGTTTGGTCGGGATCAAACTGCTGCGTCCACTCCCCCTTAAAATAGATGGCATTCAGCAACACCATCAGATCATCGCGGCTAAGACGATCGACAATGCGGTCGATCTTGCCTTGGGTGCGATCCTCCACCCAAGTGTTGATGTCTTCTACAGTTTGCCGGGATCCGAGATCCACCCGGTTCACCACCGCTTGGTAATAGCTGGCCAGAGCTTGTAAAAACTGTGGCCGCAAGGTGATGGCTTGATCCACCCAGAATCCATTGGCAATTTGCACTCGCACGTTAGCCTCTTCCTCGTCAGAACCTGGAGAAGGGTGAGAACTTTCTGCCAAACGGCGCACCAATTGGGTATTGGCCCAGTTCAACTCGGTGATGGACAACTCTTCTGCTTCTAGAACCTCGGCAATGGCAGCCTGGGTCTCTCCAGAAGCACCGTTATAGACCATGCTCAGAGCCAAACGAATGCTCAAGGGTGAGAAAAAGAGGTTCTCTTCAGGAGCCTGCTGGAGCAACTGATCAAACAATTTCAGGTCGAAACGGGTCTGAGCTTGTTGTGCCACAGCTTGTTCTCCATACCCTTCCCCGTGAGTCACTGTTGGTTCAAACGGGATCCGCACTGGGGTTTCTTGCGCAACCGAACGGGATCCCAGTAACAATAGACTGAGCAGCGCCAAGAGCGGGAGCCGACTCACGACCTTATAGGGCCAATTCAAAGGATTGATCAGGCGCATGGTGGCTTTCCTCCCAGAGCGTCGGGTTGAGGTGATGGGTTCTATGGCTATGCTATCGAGTCGGCCATGGGCTGCTCCTACCCAGGGTGGCCATTTCTGCTGCGCTTGTGTTGGAGCAACCTTGGCAGTTTCTGGCAGGCGGAAGTATACAAGGGCACCTATGAGTTAGCTAGAGAGCTTCTTGCCAGGGATGCCGTGCAGATCGACCGGGATGCCCCTCATGGGTACAACAAGCAAGCGCTAGGATAAAGCCTGCCCAGAAACAGAAATAAATAGCTTGAGTGAAGAATACACAGGGGTGAACCATGGCGGCAAAATGGCGCAAAATAACTGGCTACCTGAGTCTGGCTTTGCTGCTACTGGGATCCGGGCTGGGATGTACGTCTTCGGCAGGTGAATCCTCGCAAGTGCAGGTGGCCGAGGCAGCCGCCCATCCTTCTTTGGGACAACCTCAACAACTGGCAGTTGAAGCGGAAGTAACCATCGCGGGTCAACCCTTCCAGCTAGAAGTGGCCCGCACCCCCGAACAACAGCGCATTGGCTTGATGTTTCGCACCGATTTACCGGAAGACCGGGGCATGTGGTTCCCTTTTGATCCGCCTCGACCGACTTCCTTCTGGATGTTCAACACCCTGATCAACCTGGACATCATTTTTCTATACCGGGGAGAAGTGGTGTATATCGCCGCCGATGTGCCCGGTTGCCCGGCTCAACCCTGCCCAACTTATGGGCCGCCCCCTTCGCAGTTGGTGGACGGGGTACTGGAATTCCGTGGGGGCACGGCTGCGGGCCTTGGTTTGCAAGTGGGAGATCCCGTTGAGATTCGGCTCTTATCTCCCTAGACACCTGCTTGCAGCTTTTTCCAGCGCCTAGTGGAGCAGGATGGAGTCCTGTATCCACTACAGTCCACATGGGCTAATCCCTGATCGGATCAGGATTTAAGGATTCTAGGCCGCCTTAGATTCTCCATATAGTCAGGAAAAGCTGTGGAGGTGAGTTTAGCAGTCTGAGCGGATTACAAATCCACTCATCCCTCACCAAAAGGTGTCCAGAAAGATCTCCACAGGAGCATTAACCCGATCCCCACCAAGGACATCAGCACCAGGCGACGAAACTGCAAGGGATTCACAAAACGGGCAAGCCAAAGTCCGGTGAGAAAACCAAAGACAATCGCCGGTAGCCCTAAACCCAGTAACCGCCACACTTGCGGTGTGTAATTGCCCTGCAGGGTATGGCTAAGCATGACGGTGCCTAGGTTACTCAAAAACAATCCCTGCAAATTGCCCTTGAACCGTTCTGGATCCCAGCGGCGACAGTTGGCATAGATGATGGCCGGAGGGCCACCGATATTGGCCATACCAGAAAGAAAGCCCGACAATCCGCCGAACAACCAGGCCCAGTGGGGGGATCCCAGCTCTGGCAACCGCAACCCCAAAAGTCCGTAGCTGGCATACAAAACCAGGAGGATCCCTAAAATAAGCGTCATCCACCCTTCATCCCAGTGAGCCGCTGCCCATACTCCCAAGGGGATGGTTACCGTAGCTCCTCCTGCCAACCGCAGCAGGGATCCCCACTCCAGGGCATGTCGGTAGCGCAAAGCCATGGCCACTACCGTCATCCCCGAGACCAAGGAGATCAAAGGCGTCGCCACCTGTAAGCTGACTACCCATTGCAGCAGCGGCACCGCCACCAACGCCAGACCAAAGCCCGATAGCCCATGAGTCAGGGTGGCCAAAAATAAGATTAGACAGACCCACTCCTCAACCATTTTGGCGATCGACTCCAAACGGCTACAGTCAGACTCACAGCCTTTTCCAGCGATACATATTACAGCCGATGCAGGCCAACCCTTTGTCCGACAAGAATTTCTTCTTTACCCTGTGTCATTAATGAAGTCGGAAAAGGCTGTCACACAGATATTCAGCAGATATCTAGAGTGTGCACTT encodes:
- a CDS encoding LysR family transcriptional regulator; the encoded protein is MRIELLQAFLKVVETGSFLATARLSGLTQSAISRQIQALEEEVGTPLLHRKSPVTLTVAGERLLPHARRICQEWQRAQESISELLQGKQTELCIAGIHSLIAHQLPPVLQQFCREYPEVQLRVTALGSDRALKVLKDGLVDVALVMDNPLMTRGAEMVVEPLYSEPIQVLMTACHPLSQYERIPWKVLAEYPQAVFKDGYAMRSLVGSHLAQQGLSLKVALELNTLDAFRGVVRQGQLIALLPQSALVDCYSDPDLQVRPTEAPLLERKVVMVTTTDRHRIPPIQRFLQLAAQLVVPMAGTNASHLSAKLLQTL
- a CDS encoding serine hydrolase domain-containing protein, which codes for MPKLFPAAQVVIRQGGELLSARTFGYLDPGANTQPVQLETRFDLASITKLYTATACVSLIQTGHLHLEQPLSTLLPEWQGSRPICPYEDPLQPGQWIAVAAPDDGPISAEQVTLRQLLTHTSGLPAWRPLFRQPDAASARQMAINTFFSYRPGSRVIYSDIGFILLGFGLERLTEKGLDQILQNTVLDPLNLRHTQFFPLWVPFPNQPTCAPTEFCTWRQRRIIGQVHDENAARLGGIAAHAGLFASAENVAIFGESFLQGSLLKPETVAEMTREQVGGRGLGFALRSADPLASSSPFSASAFGHTGFTGTSLWVDPQRDLVVVLLTNAVYHGRHENGFQAFRVAAHQAILEGLS
- a CDS encoding XdhC family protein; this translates as MEEGFYRQLAAMLSVGPLVVATVIRTQGSVPRQVGAKLALGADGRLLGTIGGGAGEAKVIAEAQTLVQTADAVGMEISIDLSGSPLGVCGGRMHIWLQQWQGSVAQALVAGILQALEDGTNQQLITPLEPQGWPYLSSEFQAISSPRLIGGSLVEPLTPSPTLLIVGAGHCGSPLAQIAHWAGFRIWIQDDRPEYITPERFPTAERLCPQAFSELTPDLSRRSELYIALLTRGYTLDCQILRTLHQAQLSYRYLGMIGSRRRVKTVLQTLAQEGIPASDFPCLHAPIGLEIHAETPAEIAISITAQLIQVRRAQN
- a CDS encoding M15 family metallopeptidase produces the protein MIGTLATVDLVELTRLDPTLKLDIRYARCDNFLGYPVYAQARAFLQRPAAEAVVRVHRRLEPEGLGLLIFDGYRPWSVTRIFWQAVAPSQRAFVADPARGSRHNRGCAVDLSLFDLATGQALEMPSDFDEMTERSHIDYPGGSEEARRNRARLQEAMAQEGFTVYVREWWHYDHPLWTRYPILDLSFEQLALEQDLPPAEPVEPCR
- a CDS encoding TPM domain-containing protein — encoded protein: MDLPQPALPVLDLADQLTSTQETQLAQQLTKLEQDTGWKLRVLTQFDQTPGRQVKDYWGLNERSVLMVADPRGGNLLAFNVGDGVREVLPRTFWIELQSRFGNQFYVREHGSHRAIIETVNTLDRCFHQGGCRVVPGLPQEQWILTLVTSILGGFVFGFAGKPRHAEELFNWRWALLISPLWFILFGAFGIGPVVTRTTDWIPLLRNVMGFAAGALLIYLAPISRPVQDPQ
- a CDS encoding serpin family protein produces the protein MRLINPLNWPYKVVSRLPLLALLSLLLLGSRSVAQETPVRIPFEPTVTHGEGYGEQAVAQQAQTRFDLKLFDQLLQQAPEENLFFSPLSIRLALSMVYNGASGETQAAIAEVLEAEELSITELNWANTQLVRRLAESSHPSPGSDEEEANVRVQIANGFWVDQAITLRPQFLQALASYYQAVVNRVDLGSRQTVEDINTWVEDRTQGKIDRIVDRLSRDDLMVLLNAIYFKGEWTQQFDPDQTQLQPFTLPDGSQVEVPMMAQSGRYGYLETNLLQVVRLPYGEGEMEMLILLPQEDVDLDALRAELNPETWGEWMGSLRSRAGSVRIPKFNLAYETDLIPVLEQLGMGIAFSDRADFSPMTSEPAQISQVIHKAVIEVNEEGSEAAAVTGVIISRTATDREEPFQLVADRPFWFAIRDTETEAVLFMGSVVDPR
- a CDS encoding DUF192 domain-containing protein, whose amino-acid sequence is MAAKWRKITGYLSLALLLLGSGLGCTSSAGESSQVQVAEAAAHPSLGQPQQLAVEAEVTIAGQPFQLEVARTPEQQRIGLMFRTDLPEDRGMWFPFDPPRPTSFWMFNTLINLDIIFLYRGEVVYIAADVPGCPAQPCPTYGPPPSQLVDGVLEFRGGTAAGLGLQVGDPVEIRLLSP
- a CDS encoding sulfite exporter TauE/SafE family protein, with translation MVEEWVCLILFLATLTHGLSGFGLALVAVPLLQWVVSLQVATPLISLVSGMTVVAMALRYRHALEWGSLLRLAGGATVTIPLGVWAAAHWDEGWMTLILGILLVLYASYGLLGLRLPELGSPHWAWLFGGLSGFLSGMANIGGPPAIIYANCRRWDPERFKGNLQGLFLSNLGTVMLSHTLQGNYTPQVWRLLGLGLPAIVFGFLTGLWLARFVNPLQFRRLVLMSLVGIGLMLLWRSFWTPFGEG